The Flavobacterium marginilacus genome window below encodes:
- a CDS encoding ABC transporter permease: protein MNKKDTSKLVNSNHYLPHRAPMLMVDFILEIDDEKVDTIFQIKAENIFLKNDLFTESGLVENMAQTCSMIVAKDYFIDENNNAKTGADVIGFISGIKTLKIYSLPEVNSTLVTKAVLISKFISDSYSLCTIQCKTYKEDEMLSEGEITLFIQNNNS, encoded by the coding sequence GTGAATAAGAAAGATACATCAAAACTTGTAAATAGTAACCATTACCTGCCTCATCGTGCTCCCATGCTGATGGTGGATTTTATTTTAGAGATTGATGATGAAAAAGTAGACACTATTTTTCAAATTAAAGCAGAAAATATATTTCTGAAGAATGATTTATTCACGGAATCTGGTCTGGTCGAAAATATGGCGCAAACCTGTTCGATGATTGTCGCCAAGGATTACTTTATTGATGAAAATAATAATGCCAAGACAGGAGCAGATGTTATTGGTTTTATCAGCGGAATTAAAACCTTAAAAATATATTCACTGCCAGAAGTTAATTCAACTCTTGTTACCAAAGCGGTATTAATTTCGAAATTTATTTCGGACTCATACAGTTTGTGTACTATACAATGCAAAACGTATAAGGAAGACGAAATGCTGTCAGAAGGAGAAATTACGTTGTTTATTCAAAATAATAATTCCTAG
- a CDS encoding BtrH N-terminal domain-containing protein — protein sequence MKTDFTHYQSAHCENGVASNLLKHNGLNISEPMVFGIGSGLFFVYLPFLKVNYAPAISYRPMPGQIFNRLAKRLGLKIKRQKFSSQANAVKTLDENLKNNIPSGLQVGVYNLTYFPDEYRFHFNAHNLVVYGKTETDYLISDPVMENVTTLTHDELNKVRFAKGAFAPRGQIYYPIQVPANVDLKGAIIKGIKNTCRDMLAPMPIIGVRGIRLVARLIKKWPVKEGTKKANHYLAQIVRMQEEIGTGGGGFRFIYAAFLQEAAVILNNDELQKLSLEMTAIGDLWRDFAVEASRVYKNRSTKADVYNLLSDQLLSIADKEEVFFKKLKKAIS from the coding sequence ATGAAAACCGATTTTACACATTATCAATCTGCTCATTGTGAGAATGGAGTGGCTTCCAATTTGTTAAAACATAATGGATTGAATATTAGCGAACCAATGGTTTTTGGAATTGGTTCGGGACTTTTCTTCGTTTATCTCCCATTTCTAAAAGTAAATTACGCTCCTGCGATAAGTTATAGACCTATGCCGGGTCAAATTTTCAATAGACTGGCGAAACGATTGGGCTTGAAAATTAAAAGACAAAAATTTTCCAGCCAAGCCAATGCCGTTAAGACATTGGACGAAAATTTAAAAAATAATATTCCTTCAGGATTGCAGGTGGGTGTATACAACCTGACGTATTTTCCTGATGAGTACCGTTTTCATTTCAACGCACACAATCTGGTAGTTTATGGAAAAACAGAAACGGATTATTTAATTAGTGATCCAGTTATGGAAAACGTAACTACATTGACACACGACGAATTAAATAAAGTGCGTTTTGCCAAAGGGGCTTTTGCTCCAAGAGGTCAAATATATTATCCGATTCAGGTTCCTGCAAATGTAGACTTGAAAGGGGCAATTATAAAGGGTATCAAAAATACCTGTCGCGATATGCTGGCGCCAATGCCAATAATTGGTGTTCGCGGAATTCGTCTTGTTGCCAGGCTAATTAAAAAATGGCCAGTTAAGGAAGGAACTAAAAAAGCGAATCATTATTTGGCTCAAATTGTCAGAATGCAGGAAGAAATTGGAACCGGGGGTGGTGGTTTTAGATTTATATATGCAGCTTTTTTACAGGAAGCGGCAGTCATTTTGAATAATGACGAATTGCAAAAATTGTCGCTGGAAATGACCGCTATAGGTGATTTATGGAGAGATTTTGCTGTCGAAGCCTCACGGGTTTATAAAAATAGAAGTACCAAAGCTGATGTTTACAATTTGCTTTCCGACCAGCTTTTAAGTATTGCCGATAAAGAAGAAGTGTTTTTTAAGAAACTCAAAAAAGCAATAAGCTAA
- a CDS encoding beta-ketoacyl-ACP synthase III has product MFDVYITKAAKCLPNEAVFNDEMEDYLGLINETASKGRRLILRNNKIVSRYYARDKNGNSTHNNAEITHIAIQGLFDNRFTDQDVELLSCGTATPDVLVPSHAAMVHGLLKNKNLELNSSSGVCCSGMNALKFGYLSVKSGNTNNAVCSGSEKVSSWLSANRFENEIVNLKKLEEQPIIAFRKDFLRWMLSDGAGAFLLENKPTGAISLKIEWMEAYSYAHEIETCMYAGGDKLENGDIKPWNDFDPNEWLSESIFAVKQDIKVLDEHILVKGAESMKEALDKNNITADQIDYFLPHVSSHYFVDGLRESLAEKGMVIPMEKWFMNLAYVGNVGSASIYLALEELMNSGKLVKGNKVLLSVPESGRFSYAYAYLTVC; this is encoded by the coding sequence ATGTTTGATGTATATATTACAAAAGCGGCGAAGTGCTTGCCAAATGAAGCTGTTTTTAATGATGAAATGGAAGATTATTTGGGATTGATAAATGAAACAGCATCCAAAGGCAGAAGATTAATATTAAGAAATAATAAGATTGTAAGCCGTTATTATGCACGAGATAAAAATGGAAACAGTACTCACAATAACGCTGAAATAACTCATATAGCCATTCAGGGATTATTTGATAATCGTTTTACTGATCAAGATGTGGAATTGTTATCTTGTGGAACTGCTACTCCAGATGTTCTTGTTCCGTCTCATGCGGCAATGGTACATGGCTTATTAAAAAATAAAAATCTGGAACTTAATTCATCTTCAGGGGTGTGCTGTTCAGGGATGAACGCCTTAAAATTTGGTTATCTTTCAGTAAAATCCGGAAATACAAATAATGCAGTTTGCTCTGGTTCTGAAAAAGTTTCTTCGTGGCTGTCTGCCAATAGATTTGAAAATGAAATTGTTAATCTAAAAAAATTGGAAGAGCAGCCCATAATTGCTTTTAGAAAAGATTTTTTAAGATGGATGCTGTCTGACGGAGCGGGTGCCTTTTTATTGGAAAACAAGCCAACTGGAGCTATTTCCTTAAAAATAGAATGGATGGAAGCTTATTCTTATGCACATGAAATAGAGACATGCATGTATGCTGGAGGAGATAAATTAGAAAATGGCGATATAAAACCTTGGAATGATTTTGATCCAAATGAATGGCTCAGCGAATCTATATTTGCAGTTAAACAGGATATAAAAGTGCTTGATGAACATATTTTGGTTAAGGGTGCCGAAAGTATGAAAGAAGCATTGGATAAAAACAATATTACTGCTGATCAAATTGATTACTTTTTGCCACACGTTTCTTCTCATTATTTTGTAGATGGTTTAAGAGAATCATTGGCAGAAAAAGGAATGGTAATACCAATGGAAAAATGGTTTATGAATTTGGCATATGTTGGGAATGTCGGTTCGGCTTCAATTTATCTGGCCTTAGAAGAATTAATGAATTCAGGTAAACTGGTAAAAGGGAACAAAGTTCTTTTGTCTGTGCCGGAAAGCGGTCGTTTTTCGTATGCGTATGCTTATTTAACAGTGTGTTAA